The following is a genomic window from Paenibacillus thiaminolyticus.
TCAATCGTTACTGCAGCCTAATCATTTCCATCCCAAGTATAGCAATGAACCGTCCCGTTTGAACAGTATGAGGCTGCCAGTTCCGCCCCCGCGGCAGCGAACAAAAACGAAGGCCCGCCGGTACAGCGAGCCTTCGTTCCAATTTCCTTATTTACCCAATGCTTTCTTGTTTTCCGTCCACACGTTGGTTACATGCTCAAGGAACTTATCATAGCCCAGCTTCATCGAGTCTTCGTGAGCCTTATCCAGAATTTGCAGTGCTTCCTCGTCGGACTTGGCATACATCGATTTCGCTCTCGCGGTCAGCCAGGTATCTCTGATGCTCTGTCTAATGATGCCGACTTCGCTGTCAGGAGCCGGCTCCCAACCGAGGAACTCCGTGAAATCGCCCTGCGTGCCCCATGTAATTTCCATTTGCCAACGGTTGCTGAAGTCGATTTGATCGGCCGGAACGTTGGACAACATCTGCTTCTTCGTGTTATCGAGGAACATCGTGTTGCCCACCCATACCAGATCGCCGGCTTTTCCGTTAATTTCCGCAAGCGTATCCGGGTCATTCAAATACTTCTCTTCATTGAACTTCGGCGTCACGCCGTCCGCATCGAAGCCGTCCCAATATCCGTCCGATCCAGGAGGACCCCAGTTCAGCACCATGCTGCCTTCCGCCCCTGTCATCCAATCAAGAAGCGCGAACACGGCTTCCGGATTTTTTGCGTTCTTCGTAATGAGAGCCACGTTCCAACCTAACTGATTATAGGTTCCCGGGTAGATTTTGGTCCGATCGAGACCCTCCTTGGCGATCGGCTGGATGAACATGTATCCGTCTTCCGGATCCTTCTTCTTCAGCTCGGCGTCAGCGGTCGCCAGCATCTTCATCGGATCAAAGGTGGCGATAACGGCAAATTTGCCATTCATCGCTTTTTCTCTTACCTGGTCCTCGGTCTGCGTATTCGCATCCTGCGTCATCAGCTTCTCGCGCATCAGCTTCGCCGTGAAGACGACGGATTCGCGGAATCCCGGATCTTTATAGATCGAGACGATTTTGTCGCCGTCAGGGACGCCGAAGAAACGCGTGAAGGAGAGGTTGTTTTCCTTGAAGGAAGAGAATATCTGGTCAATGCCATGACCGTCTTTGGCCAATCCCGTCTCGAACGGAATGACATCCGGGAATTTTTCTTTGACCGCTTTAAGATAATTGTACAAGTCGTCGGTCGTCTCCAGCTTCGGAGAGCCGAGCGCTTTATAGATCTTTTTATTGATTGCATATCCGGCGTTGCCGTTCGGCTGCTGCGTATAATAGTTCGGAAGCTGATAGATCTTGCCGTCCGGGGACCGGAGCAGCGCCAGATGCTGTTCGGACAGAGACTTTTTGAAATTTGGATATTTCTCGATGTACTCGTCCAGCGGCACGAGCATGCCTGCTTCGCGGAGCCGCTCAACGTCCGGGCCTCTGTCTGTCCAAATAATATCCGGAAGCTCATCGCCGGCGATCATCGTCTGCAGCTTCTGCGCATTGTTCCCGCCCGAGCTGACAGCCGTAACCGTTACCTTAAGATTGTCCTGAACCCATTTGGAAGCGGGATCCTTGCCCCATTTCGGCATCTGGTACCAGCCATAGTTGCCGTAGAACGAGACATTCAGCTCTTCCTTGCCCAATTCGTACAGATCGCTCTTCGGTGATTCACCAGAAGGTTCTTGCCCTTCGCTCCCTTCCTGCTTCGCCGGTTCATTGGCTGGAGGCGCGCTTGTGTTTCCGCCGCCGCCGCACCCGACCACCAAGGTGAACACCATAAAGACAGAGAGCACGCTAAGAAGGAGGTTTCTCTTGTTCTTCACTGGATA
Proteins encoded in this region:
- a CDS encoding extracellular solute-binding protein — encoded protein: MKNKRNLLLSVLSVFMVFTLVVGCGGGGNTSAPPANEPAKQEGSEGQEPSGESPKSDLYELGKEELNVSFYGNYGWYQMPKWGKDPASKWVQDNLKVTVTAVSSGGNNAQKLQTMIAGDELPDIIWTDRGPDVERLREAGMLVPLDEYIEKYPNFKKSLSEQHLALLRSPDGKIYQLPNYYTQQPNGNAGYAINKKIYKALGSPKLETTDDLYNYLKAVKEKFPDVIPFETGLAKDGHGIDQIFSSFKENNLSFTRFFGVPDGDKIVSIYKDPGFRESVVFTAKLMREKLMTQDANTQTEDQVREKAMNGKFAVIATFDPMKMLATADAELKKKDPEDGYMFIQPIAKEGLDRTKIYPGTYNQLGWNVALITKNAKNPEAVFALLDWMTGAEGSMVLNWGPPGSDGYWDGFDADGVTPKFNEEKYLNDPDTLAEINGKAGDLVWVGNTMFLDNTKKQMLSNVPADQIDFSNRWQMEITWGTQGDFTEFLGWEPAPDSEVGIIRQSIRDTWLTARAKSMYAKSDEEALQILDKAHEDSMKLGYDKFLEHVTNVWTENKKALGK